A single window of Methylobacterium nodulans ORS 2060 DNA harbors:
- a CDS encoding DUF1127 domain-containing protein, which yields MFVSLILSKIRSYLRYRETVTELSRLSDRELDDLGISRYEIPGIARAHAA from the coding sequence ATGTTCGTGTCGCTCATCCTGAGCAAGATCCGCTCCTATCTCCGCTACCGGGAGACCGTCACCGAGCTGTCGCGCCTCAGCGACCGCGAGCTCGACGATCTCGGCATCAGCCGCTACGAGATCCCCGGGATCGCCCGCGCCCACGCGGCGTAG
- the sppA gene encoding signal peptide peptidase SppA, whose translation MAIDAELLLDRRSLRRKLSFWRVVGIGALIVAAGAVGWRAAGARGPFPAITPQIARISIDGFIAGSEKTRELMKRVGDSSAVSGVIVSINSPGGTTTGSEELFRNLRQLAEKKPVVAFVDGTAASGAYITALAADHIVARETSLVGSIGVLFQYPDLSGLLDKVGVRVEQVKSSPLKAEPSGFHPTSPEGRAALQAIVGDTYVWFKNLVAERRKLTPAELGAVSDGRVFSGRQGVELKLVDETGSERQAVAWLERERKVAKDLPIRDWKPRSDRTFNLFSAASLLGLEEVAGRLRRTTEDAAALAQGGLLALWRPGAAPTP comes from the coding sequence ATGGCCATTGATGCCGAACTTCTCCTCGACCGGCGCTCCTTACGCCGGAAGCTCTCGTTCTGGCGCGTGGTCGGAATCGGCGCGCTGATCGTCGCCGCGGGCGCGGTCGGCTGGCGGGCTGCCGGGGCGCGGGGCCCGTTCCCGGCCATCACCCCGCAGATCGCCCGCATCAGCATCGACGGCTTCATCGCCGGCAGCGAGAAGACCCGCGAGCTGATGAAGCGGGTGGGCGATTCGTCGGCCGTGTCGGGCGTGATCGTGTCGATCAATTCACCGGGCGGCACCACGACAGGCTCCGAGGAGCTGTTCCGCAACCTGCGCCAGCTCGCCGAGAAGAAGCCGGTCGTGGCCTTCGTGGACGGCACGGCGGCGTCCGGCGCCTACATCACGGCGCTCGCGGCCGATCACATCGTGGCGCGCGAGACCTCGCTCGTCGGGTCGATCGGCGTGCTGTTCCAGTATCCCGATCTCTCGGGCCTCCTCGACAAGGTCGGGGTGCGGGTCGAGCAGGTGAAGTCCTCGCCCCTCAAGGCGGAGCCGAGCGGCTTCCATCCGACCTCGCCCGAGGGGCGGGCCGCGCTCCAGGCCATCGTCGGCGACACCTATGTGTGGTTCAAGAATCTCGTGGCCGAGCGGCGCAAGCTGACGCCCGCCGAGCTCGGCGCGGTTTCGGACGGCCGGGTGTTCAGCGGGCGCCAGGGCGTCGAGCTGAAGCTGGTGGACGAGACCGGCAGCGAGCGGCAGGCGGTGGCTTGGCTGGAGCGCGAGCGCAAGGTCGCCAAGGACCTGCCCATCCGGGATTGGAAGCCGCGGAGCGATCGGACCTTCAATCTCTTCTCGGCGGCCTCGCTGCTCGGCCTTGAGGAGGTGGCGGGCCGCCTGCGCCGCACCACGGAGGACGCAGCCGCGCTCGCGCAGGGTGGCCTGCTGGCGCTCTGGCGGCCGGGCGCGGCGCCGACGCCCTGA
- the secF gene encoding protein translocase subunit SecF: MRLLRLWPDESHFDFMRFRRFSFPFSALMSVGTLVLFLMIGLNFGIDFKGGTLIELRPKSGQSDVAAVRHTANGFGFGETEVQEFGNQGSISIRFPLQAGGETGQTLVMQKAHAAFDKDYVFDRVETVGPRVSGELVQSGTIGVVLSVVAVLLYLWFRFERELALGAIVGTLHDIVLTVGVFVISRIEFNMTSIAAILTIVGYSLNETVVVFDRTRELMRRYKTMPTEQLLNLSINTTMSRTVMTATSTALSLMALVLFGGEAIKGFSVVMLIGVLICTYSAIFVSSPFLIYIGLQAGGGLRATGRESTALPQAAE; this comes from the coding sequence ATGCGCCTCCTCCGCCTCTGGCCCGACGAATCCCATTTCGACTTCATGCGCTTCCGGCGCTTCAGCTTCCCGTTCTCGGCGCTGATGTCGGTGGGCACGCTGGTGCTGTTCCTGATGATCGGCCTGAACTTCGGCATCGACTTCAAGGGCGGCACCCTGATCGAGCTGCGGCCGAAGTCCGGGCAGTCCGATGTCGCCGCCGTGCGCCACACCGCCAACGGCTTCGGCTTCGGCGAGACCGAGGTGCAGGAATTCGGCAACCAGGGCTCGATCTCGATCCGCTTCCCCCTCCAGGCCGGCGGCGAGACCGGCCAGACCCTGGTGATGCAGAAGGCGCACGCGGCCTTCGACAAGGACTACGTCTTCGACCGCGTCGAGACCGTCGGCCCGCGCGTCTCGGGCGAGCTCGTCCAGTCCGGCACGATCGGCGTCGTGCTCTCGGTGGTGGCGGTGCTGCTCTATCTCTGGTTCCGGTTCGAGCGGGAACTTGCCCTCGGCGCCATTGTCGGCACGCTGCACGACATCGTGCTCACGGTCGGCGTCTTCGTCATCTCGCGTATCGAGTTCAACATGACCTCGATTGCCGCCATCCTCACCATCGTCGGCTATTCGCTGAACGAGACAGTGGTGGTGTTCGATCGCACGCGCGAGCTGATGCGGCGCTACAAGACCATGCCGACCGAGCAGCTCCTCAACCTCTCGATCAACACCACCATGTCGCGCACGGTGATGACCGCCACCTCGACCGCGCTGTCGCTCATGGCCCTGGTCCTGTTCGGCGGCGAGGCGATCAAGGGCTTCTCGGTGGTGATGCTGATCGGCGTGCTGATCTGTACCTACTCGGCGATCTTCGTCTCCTCGCCCTTCCTGATCTATATCGGCCTGCAGGCGGGAGGCGGTCTGCGGGCGACGGGCCGTGAATCGACCGCGCTGCCCCAGGCGGCCGAATGA
- the uvrA gene encoding excinuclease ABC subunit UvrA: MAPLDTLFDRAAEGRVIAVRGAREHNLKNVDLVIPRDRLVVFTGLSGSGKSSLAFDTIYAEGQRRYVESLSAYARQFLEMMAKPDVDQIDGLSPAISIEQKTTSKNPRSTVGTVTEIYDYMRLLWARVGIPYSPATGLPIESQTVSQMVDRVLALPEKTRAYLLAPVVRGRKGEYRKEIAEFQKKGFQRLRIDGEYYPIDDIPKLDKKLKHDIDVVVDRIVVRPDMASRLADSFETALELADGIAVIELADAPEGEAPEPIVFSSRFACPVSGFTIPEIEPRLFSFNNPFGACPTCGGIGHEMRIDPTLVIADEALSLDRGAVAPWAKSTSPYYGQTLDALARHYRFRTDVPWSKLTAAARQVVLFGSDGDPIRFSYNDGLRAYEVTKPFEGVVPNLERRYRETESDAAREDIARFMAETPCHACGGKRLKPEALAVKVGTRDIAEAASLSVREAHRWFSDLPERLSPKQNEIAARILKEIRDRLTFLIDVGLEYLTLARGSGSLSGGESQRIRLASQIGSGLTGVLYVLDEPSIGLHQRDNERLLGTLKRLRDLGNSVIVVEHDEDAILQADHVVDVGPGAGIHGGRIVAQGTPQELLADPNSLTAKYLTGELAVRMPGSRRRIRKDRMLRLVGARGNNLKDVTAEIPLGTFTCVTGVSGGGKSTLVIDTLYKAVARRLNGALEHPAPFERIEGLEFLDKVIDIDQSPIGRTPRSNPATYIGAFTPIRDWFAGLPEAKARGYQPGRFSFNVKGGRCEACSGDGVIKIEMHFLPDVYVTCDVCKGKRYDRETLEVKYRERSIADVLDMTVEEAAELFKAVPSIREKLETLARVGLGYVHVGQQATTLSGGEAQRVKLSKELSKRATGRTLYILDEPTTGLHFHDVAKLMEVLHELVDQGNTVVVIEHNLEVIKTADWVIDMGPEGGDGGGTIVAQGTPEAIAKAKGSHTGRFLREVLARRPARTGKQAAE; the protein is encoded by the coding sequence ATGGCCCCTCTCGACACGCTTTTCGACCGTGCGGCGGAGGGCCGCGTGATCGCGGTGCGCGGTGCGCGCGAGCACAATCTCAAGAACGTCGATCTCGTCATCCCGCGCGACAGGCTCGTGGTCTTCACCGGCCTGTCCGGCTCGGGCAAGTCGTCGCTCGCCTTCGACACCATCTACGCCGAGGGACAGCGCCGCTACGTCGAGTCGCTCTCCGCCTATGCCCGCCAGTTCCTGGAGATGATGGCGAAGCCCGACGTCGACCAGATCGACGGCCTGTCGCCCGCCATCTCCATCGAGCAGAAGACCACGTCGAAGAATCCGCGCTCGACGGTCGGCACGGTCACGGAGATCTACGACTACATGCGCCTGCTATGGGCGCGGGTCGGCATTCCCTATTCGCCCGCGACCGGGCTCCCGATCGAGAGCCAGACCGTGTCGCAGATGGTCGACCGGGTGCTGGCGCTGCCGGAGAAGACCCGGGCGTACCTGCTCGCGCCGGTGGTGCGCGGGCGCAAGGGCGAGTACCGCAAGGAGATCGCCGAGTTCCAGAAGAAGGGGTTCCAGCGGCTGCGCATCGACGGCGAGTACTACCCGATCGACGACATCCCTAAGCTCGACAAGAAGCTGAAGCACGACATCGACGTGGTGGTGGACCGGATCGTGGTGCGGCCCGACATGGCCTCGCGGCTCGCGGATTCCTTCGAGACCGCGCTCGAGCTGGCGGACGGCATCGCGGTGATCGAGCTCGCCGATGCGCCCGAGGGCGAGGCGCCGGAGCCGATCGTGTTCTCGTCGCGCTTTGCCTGCCCGGTCTCGGGCTTCACCATCCCCGAGATCGAGCCGCGGCTGTTCTCGTTCAACAACCCGTTCGGCGCCTGCCCGACCTGCGGGGGCATCGGGCACGAGATGCGCATCGACCCGACGCTGGTGATCGCCGACGAGGCCCTCAGCCTCGACCGCGGCGCCGTCGCGCCCTGGGCGAAGTCCACCTCGCCCTATTACGGTCAGACCCTCGACGCGCTCGCCCGGCACTACCGCTTCCGGACCGACGTGCCCTGGTCGAAGCTGACCGCGGCCGCCCGGCAGGTGGTGCTGTTCGGCTCCGATGGCGACCCGATCCGCTTCTCCTACAATGACGGCCTGCGCGCCTACGAGGTGACGAAGCCCTTCGAGGGCGTCGTGCCGAACCTGGAGCGGCGCTACCGCGAGACCGAGAGCGATGCGGCCCGCGAGGACATCGCCCGCTTCATGGCGGAGACGCCCTGCCACGCCTGCGGCGGCAAGCGGCTGAAGCCCGAGGCCCTCGCCGTGAAGGTGGGCACGCGGGACATCGCCGAGGCGGCCTCGCTCTCCGTGCGGGAGGCCCACCGCTGGTTCTCGGATCTGCCGGAGCGCTTGAGCCCGAAGCAGAACGAGATCGCGGCGCGCATCCTCAAGGAGATCCGCGACCGCCTGACCTTCCTCATCGATGTCGGCCTCGAATACCTGACGCTCGCCCGCGGCTCCGGGTCGCTCTCGGGCGGCGAGAGCCAGCGCATCCGCCTCGCCTCGCAGATCGGCTCCGGGCTGACGGGCGTCCTCTACGTCCTCGACGAACCGTCGATCGGCCTGCACCAGCGGGACAACGAGCGCCTGCTCGGCACCCTCAAGCGTCTGCGCGACCTCGGCAATTCGGTGATCGTGGTCGAGCACGACGAGGACGCGATCCTCCAGGCCGACCATGTGGTGGATGTCGGACCCGGCGCGGGCATCCACGGGGGCCGGATCGTGGCCCAGGGCACGCCGCAGGAGCTCCTCGCCGATCCGAACTCGCTGACGGCCAAGTACCTGACCGGCGAACTCGCCGTCCGCATGCCGGGCTCGCGGCGCAGGATCCGCAAGGACAGGATGCTCCGGCTCGTGGGCGCCCGGGGCAACAACCTCAAGGACGTGACCGCCGAGATCCCGCTCGGCACCTTCACCTGCGTGACCGGCGTGTCGGGGGGCGGCAAGTCGACGCTGGTGATCGACACCCTCTACAAGGCGGTGGCCCGCAGGCTGAACGGCGCCCTGGAGCACCCCGCCCCGTTCGAGCGCATCGAGGGACTGGAATTCCTCGACAAGGTCATCGACATCGACCAGTCCCCGATCGGCCGCACGCCGCGCTCCAACCCCGCGACCTATATCGGCGCCTTCACGCCGATCCGCGACTGGTTCGCGGGGCTCCCCGAGGCCAAGGCCCGCGGCTACCAGCCGGGGCGCTTCTCGTTCAACGTCAAGGGCGGGCGCTGCGAGGCCTGCTCGGGCGACGGCGTCATCAAGATCGAGATGCACTTCCTGCCGGACGTCTACGTGACCTGCGACGTCTGCAAGGGGAAGCGCTACGACCGCGAGACGCTGGAGGTGAAGTACCGCGAGCGCTCCATCGCGGACGTCCTCGACATGACCGTCGAGGAGGCGGCCGAGCTGTTCAAGGCGGTGCCCTCGATCCGCGAGAAGCTCGAGACGCTGGCCCGCGTCGGGCTCGGCTACGTCCATGTCGGCCAGCAGGCGACCACGCTCTCGGGCGGCGAGGCCCAGCGGGTGAAGCTCTCCAAGGAGCTGTCGAAGCGCGCCACCGGCCGCACCCTCTACATCCTGGACGAGCCGACCACCGGCCTGCACTTCCACGACGTCGCCAAGCTGATGGAGGTGCTCCACGAACTCGTCGACCAGGGCAACACGGTCGTGGTCATCGAGCATAACCTCGAGGTCATCAAGACGGCCGACTGGGTGATCGACATGGGGCCCGAGGGCGGCGACGGCGGCGGCACCATCGTGGCGCAGGGCACGCCCGAGGCGATCGCCAAGGCCAAGGGGAGCCATACCGGCCGATTCCTGCGCGAGGTTCTGGCCCGGCGCCCGGCCCGGACCGGCAAGCAGGCCGCAGAGTAG
- a CDS encoding transporter, which yields MVKQWLAAGAAALSLGFTATGAFAQTTTVPGEQVGLAVGAPLPEGVYAIDTFTYQRADQPGAADLGVNIPVLVWSTPWKVLGARFEAVVAPPTLFSFSRTGGRDISANVGTFIGGIFAWDLGNNVGVSYLAGVYLNDLNAGRFGGLNQLASNTYRQGWAISYTGDGWNLTANLTYNFYDVPARFEGPGLIPAFYGARFPSDALNLDLTATKKFGNFEFGAIGYGTTNLRNNAFRAFGPSCVGLSPAICGSVGPSGGGRFALGGLIGYDFGKFSVQAYVARDVATSARQTINIGGVPVVTNRADYRTEGWFRVIAPLYTVAAAPAPEPAPIIRKY from the coding sequence ATGGTCAAGCAATGGCTCGCCGCGGGGGCGGCTGCTCTGTCCTTGGGCTTCACGGCGACCGGCGCGTTCGCACAGACGACGACGGTGCCGGGTGAGCAGGTTGGTCTGGCAGTCGGTGCGCCGCTGCCGGAAGGTGTCTATGCGATCGACACCTTTACGTACCAGCGGGCCGACCAGCCCGGCGCGGCGGATCTGGGCGTGAACATCCCGGTGCTCGTCTGGTCGACGCCCTGGAAGGTTCTCGGCGCGCGTTTCGAGGCTGTGGTCGCTCCGCCGACCTTGTTCAGCTTCAGCCGCACCGGCGGCCGTGACATCAGCGCGAATGTCGGCACGTTCATCGGCGGCATCTTCGCCTGGGATCTCGGCAACAACGTTGGCGTCAGCTATCTCGCGGGTGTGTACCTCAACGACCTGAATGCCGGCCGTTTCGGTGGTCTTAACCAGCTGGCCTCGAATACGTACCGCCAGGGCTGGGCGATCAGCTACACCGGCGATGGCTGGAACCTGACCGCGAACCTCACCTACAACTTCTATGACGTTCCGGCCCGCTTCGAAGGTCCTGGTCTGATTCCGGCCTTCTATGGCGCACGGTTCCCGTCGGACGCCCTCAACCTCGATCTGACGGCGACGAAGAAGTTCGGCAACTTCGAGTTCGGCGCCATCGGCTATGGCACGACGAACCTGCGCAACAACGCGTTCCGTGCCTTCGGTCCGAGCTGCGTCGGCCTTTCGCCCGCCATCTGCGGCTCGGTCGGCCCGAGCGGCGGCGGCCGCTTCGCCCTCGGCGGCCTGATCGGCTACGACTTCGGCAAGTTCTCGGTGCAGGCTTACGTCGCCCGCGATGTTGCGACCTCGGCTCGTCAGACGATCAATATCGGCGGTGTGCCGGTTGTGACGAATCGCGCGGATTACCGCACCGAGGGCTGGTTCCGCGTCATCGCGCCGCTCTACACGGTGGCGGCGGCGCCGGCGCCCGAGCCCGCTCCGATCATCCGCAAGTATTGA
- a CDS encoding LapA family protein, translated as MIRFLKGLILLPIAVVVVLLAVANRQAVTVSFDPFSQGAPAFSLTVPLYALIFAAVALGIVVGGCGTWLSEGKIRRDRRAKSRELDRLRHESDRLRIAADRSAALPAPASRA; from the coding sequence ATGATCCGCTTCCTCAAGGGCCTGATCCTGCTTCCCATCGCCGTCGTCGTGGTGTTGCTGGCGGTCGCCAACCGCCAGGCCGTGACGGTGTCCTTCGATCCCTTCTCGCAGGGCGCTCCGGCCTTCAGCCTGACCGTGCCGCTCTATGCGCTCATCTTCGCGGCCGTGGCGCTCGGCATCGTGGTGGGCGGCTGCGGCACCTGGCTCAGCGAGGGCAAGATCCGCCGCGACCGCCGGGCGAAGAGCCGCGAGCTCGACCGCCTGCGCCACGAGAGCGATCGGCTGCGGATCGCGGCCGATCGCTCCGCCGCGCTGCCGGCCCCTGCTTCCCGCGCCTGA
- a CDS encoding Mth938-like domain-containing protein has protein sequence MSGGGRHYEGFVPGRHLIDAYGSGGFRFAEMSHRGSILALPSGIHAWDVTEPAGIDAASLAPVFAAAAEVDLLLIGTGPELVFLPDALRQRLKAAGIGLDVMQTGAAARTYNILAAENRKVAAALIAVA, from the coding sequence ATGAGCGGGGGCGGCCGCCACTACGAAGGCTTCGTTCCCGGGCGCCACCTGATCGACGCCTATGGGAGCGGGGGCTTCCGCTTCGCCGAGATGTCGCATCGCGGCTCGATTCTGGCGCTGCCCTCCGGCATCCACGCCTGGGACGTCACCGAGCCCGCCGGGATCGATGCGGCGAGCCTCGCGCCCGTCTTCGCCGCCGCGGCCGAGGTGGATCTCCTGCTGATCGGGACCGGCCCCGAGCTCGTCTTCCTGCCCGACGCCCTCCGCCAGCGCCTCAAGGCGGCGGGGATCGGCCTCGATGTCATGCAGACGGGCGCGGCGGCCCGGACCTACAACATCCTGGCGGCTGAGAACCGCAAGGTCGCGGCGGCGCTCATCGCGGTGGCATGA
- a CDS encoding phytoene/squalene synthase family protein, which translates to MSAETAGRGLDWAYAHCEALVRDGDPDRYFATLFAPPAKRPHLFALHAFSLEVARVRDAVSSPMPGELRLQWWRDALQGEARGDVRAHPVAAALDDTLVRHRLPRQPLVALVDARVFDLYDDPMPSTGDLEGYCGETASSLIRLGGLVLADGGEPGGAAAAGHAGVAYAVTGLLRALPWHARRGQVYLPGDILVRHGVTREDIVSGRGGPGLKGACADLRALARRHLDAYAGARAAIAAAAGPAFLPVALVAPYLRAMERADYDPLRTVVEIPRWRRVLRLWRASRDFR; encoded by the coding sequence ATGAGCGCCGAGACGGCCGGCCGCGGCCTCGATTGGGCCTATGCGCATTGCGAGGCGCTGGTGCGGGACGGGGATCCGGACCGCTACTTCGCCACCCTGTTCGCGCCGCCGGCCAAGCGCCCGCACCTGTTCGCGCTCCACGCCTTCAGCCTGGAGGTCGCCCGGGTGCGCGACGCCGTGTCGAGCCCGATGCCGGGCGAGCTGCGGCTGCAATGGTGGCGCGATGCGCTCCAGGGCGAGGCGCGCGGCGACGTCCGCGCCCATCCGGTGGCCGCCGCGCTCGACGACACGCTCGTGCGGCACCGGCTGCCCCGCCAGCCCCTCGTGGCGCTGGTGGATGCCCGCGTCTTCGACCTCTACGACGACCCGATGCCCTCGACCGGCGACCTCGAAGGCTATTGCGGGGAGACCGCCTCCAGCCTGATCCGCCTCGGCGGCCTCGTCCTGGCCGATGGCGGCGAGCCGGGTGGCGCCGCGGCGGCCGGCCATGCGGGCGTGGCCTACGCGGTGACAGGCCTGCTGCGGGCGCTGCCCTGGCACGCGCGGCGGGGACAGGTCTACCTGCCGGGCGACATCCTCGTCCGGCACGGCGTCACCCGTGAGGACATCGTCTCGGGGCGCGGCGGCCCGGGGCTCAAGGGCGCCTGCGCGGATCTGCGGGCGCTCGCCCGCCGGCACCTCGACGCCTATGCGGGCGCCCGCGCCGCCATCGCGGCTGCGGCGGGACCGGCCTTCCTGCCGGTGGCTCTCGTCGCACCCTATCTGCGCGCCATGGAGCGGGCGGATTACGACCCGTTGCGGACGGTGGTGGAGATCCCGCGCTGGCGCCGCGTCCTGCGGCTCTGGCGCGCATCGCGGGACTTTCGCTGA
- the trmFO gene encoding methylenetetrahydrofolate--tRNA-(uracil(54)-C(5))-methyltransferase (FADH(2)-oxidizing) TrmFO — MSGTSPIHIIGGGLAGSEAAWQIAEAGIPVVLHEMRPVRGTEAHRTDGLAELVCSNSFRSDDAELNAVGLLHQEMRRLGSLIMRSGDAHQVPAGGALAVDREGFSRAVTAALETHPQVTIAREEIDGLPPASWDSVIVATGPLTAPGLAEGIRGLTGADSLAFFDAIAPIVHRDSIDMGVAWFQSRYDKAGPGGTGADYINCPLDQEQYAAFVAALTAGETTSFKEWEASTPYFDGCLPIEVMAERGPETLRHGPMKPFGLTNPHNPTVKAYAIVQLRQDNALGTLYNMVGFQTKLRHAEQVRIFRTIPGLEKAEFARLGGLHRNTYLDSPRLLDATLRLKADPRLRFAGQITGCEGYVESAAVGLMAGRYAAAERLGRTLAPLPPTTALGALIAHITGGHVCAEEAGAPRSFQPMNVNFGLFPPLERAPKAPDGRRLRGTEKAQAKKRALTDRARADLAAWLGEPALPAAAE, encoded by the coding sequence ATGTCCGGAACCTCTCCCATCCACATCATCGGCGGCGGCCTCGCCGGGTCGGAAGCCGCCTGGCAGATCGCCGAGGCCGGCATTCCGGTGGTGCTGCACGAGATGCGGCCTGTGCGCGGCACCGAGGCGCACCGCACGGATGGCCTCGCCGAGCTCGTCTGCTCCAATTCCTTCCGGTCCGACGACGCGGAACTCAATGCCGTCGGCCTGCTGCACCAGGAGATGCGCCGCCTCGGCTCGCTCATCATGCGCTCCGGCGATGCGCATCAGGTCCCGGCGGGCGGAGCGCTCGCGGTCGACCGGGAGGGCTTTTCCCGGGCGGTGACGGCGGCGCTCGAAACGCATCCCCAGGTCACCATCGCCCGCGAGGAGATCGACGGGCTTCCGCCCGCCTCCTGGGACAGCGTGATCGTCGCGACCGGGCCGCTCACCGCGCCGGGCCTGGCGGAGGGCATCCGCGGGCTGACCGGCGCCGACTCGCTCGCCTTCTTCGACGCGATCGCGCCGATCGTGCACCGCGATTCGATCGACATGGGCGTGGCGTGGTTCCAGTCGCGCTACGACAAGGCGGGGCCGGGCGGAACCGGAGCCGACTACATCAACTGCCCGCTCGACCAGGAGCAATACGCGGCCTTCGTGGCGGCGCTGACGGCGGGCGAGACCACCTCGTTCAAGGAATGGGAGGCCTCGACCCCCTATTTCGACGGTTGCCTGCCGATCGAGGTGATGGCGGAGCGCGGCCCGGAGACCCTGCGGCACGGGCCGATGAAGCCCTTCGGCCTGACCAACCCGCACAATCCCACGGTCAAGGCTTACGCGATCGTGCAGCTGCGCCAGGACAATGCGCTCGGCACGCTCTACAACATGGTGGGTTTCCAGACGAAGCTGCGCCACGCGGAGCAGGTCAGGATCTTCCGCACCATCCCGGGCCTGGAGAAGGCCGAGTTCGCACGGCTCGGGGGCCTGCACCGCAACACCTATCTCGATTCGCCGCGCCTGCTCGATGCCACGCTGCGGCTCAAGGCTGATCCGCGCCTGCGCTTCGCGGGCCAGATCACCGGCTGCGAGGGCTATGTCGAGAGCGCCGCGGTGGGGCTGATGGCGGGCCGCTACGCAGCGGCCGAGCGGCTCGGCCGGACGTTGGCTCCCCTGCCCCCGACCACCGCGCTCGGCGCCTTGATCGCCCATATCACGGGCGGGCACGTCTGCGCTGAGGAGGCCGGCGCGCCGCGCTCGTTCCAGCCGATGAACGTGAATTTCGGCCTCTTCCCGCCTCTTGAGCGGGCACCCAAAGCCCCGGACGGCAGGCGGCTGCGCGGAACCGAGAAGGCGCAGGCCAAGAAGCGGGCGCTGACCGACCGTGCCCGCGCCGACCTTGCCGCCTGGCTCGGCGAGCCGGCCCTGCCCGCTGCCGCCGAATGA
- the ihfB gene encoding integration host factor subunit beta — MIKSELVLKIAEQNPHLYQRDVENIVNAILDTIADALARGDRVELRGFGAFSVKRREARRGRNPRTGAAVAVAEKAIPVFKTGKEMRLRLNAAGIGSEAREPAEVP; from the coding sequence ATGATCAAGTCCGAGCTCGTCCTCAAGATCGCCGAGCAGAATCCGCATCTCTATCAGCGCGACGTCGAGAACATCGTGAACGCCATCCTCGACACGATCGCCGACGCGCTCGCCCGCGGCGACCGGGTGGAGCTGCGCGGCTTCGGCGCCTTCTCGGTCAAGCGCCGGGAAGCGCGGCGGGGCCGCAACCCGCGCACGGGCGCCGCCGTTGCCGTGGCCGAGAAGGCGATCCCCGTGTTCAAGACCGGCAAGGAAATGCGCCTGCGCCTGAACGCCGCCGGAATCGGCTCCGAGGCGCGGGAGCCGGCCGAGGTGCCCTGA
- a CDS encoding S1C family serine protease gives MASSGDWRIPAAVQPRPADYVYDLDRALSAVVSLSSRVPERAFTAEALGTERAGNGVLIDDDGLVLTIGYLITEAETVWLTTQEGRSVQGHVVGFDAATGFGLVQALGRLDLPALRLGRSGDVAVGDSVVVAGAGGRSHSVAARIVARQEFAGYWEYVLDDAIFTAPPHPHWGGAGLIGPAGDLLGIGSLQLQQGSGEARAINMMVPIDLLKPILADLTTQGRVARPARPWLGLYATEIDGSVVVMGLASRGPAAAADLRAGDTVLEVADAAVTDLASFFRRVWSLGEAGVAVPLTILRDGRTISVTVHSADRERFLVTPRLH, from the coding sequence ATGGCGTCGTCGGGCGATTGGAGGATTCCCGCCGCGGTGCAGCCGCGGCCCGCGGACTACGTCTACGACCTCGACCGTGCGCTGTCCGCCGTCGTCTCGCTCTCGTCCCGGGTGCCGGAGAGGGCCTTCACCGCCGAGGCGCTCGGCACCGAGCGGGCCGGCAACGGTGTGTTGATCGATGATGACGGTCTCGTCCTCACGATCGGCTACCTCATCACCGAGGCCGAGACCGTCTGGCTCACCACCCAGGAGGGCCGCAGTGTCCAGGGCCACGTCGTCGGATTCGACGCCGCCACCGGCTTCGGCCTCGTGCAGGCCCTCGGCCGCCTCGATCTCCCGGCCCTGCGGCTCGGCCGGTCCGGCGATGTCGCAGTCGGGGATTCCGTGGTCGTGGCCGGGGCCGGGGGACGCTCCCACTCCGTCGCCGCCCGCATCGTCGCCCGGCAGGAATTCGCCGGCTACTGGGAATACGTCCTCGACGATGCGATCTTCACCGCTCCGCCGCATCCGCATTGGGGCGGAGCCGGCCTGATCGGCCCCGCCGGCGATCTCCTCGGCATCGGGTCGCTGCAGCTCCAGCAGGGCAGCGGCGAGGCCCGGGCGATCAACATGATGGTGCCGATCGATCTCCTGAAGCCGATCCTGGCCGATCTCACCACCCAGGGCCGTGTCGCTCGGCCGGCGCGCCCCTGGCTCGGGCTCTACGCGACGGAGATCGACGGCAGCGTTGTGGTGATGGGCCTCGCGAGCCGCGGCCCCGCGGCGGCGGCCGATCTGCGGGCGGGCGACACGGTGCTGGAGGTCGCGGACGCGGCGGTGACCGATCTCGCGAGCTTCTTCCGGCGCGTCTGGTCCCTCGGCGAGGCCGGCGTCGCGGTGCCGCTCACCATCCTGCGGGACGGCCGGACGATCTCCGTCACCGTGCACTCGGCCGATCGGGAGCGGTTCCTGGTGACGCCCCGGCTCCACTGA